From bacterium, a single genomic window includes:
- a CDS encoding NAD(P)-dependent oxidoreductase: MGAPMARRLLAAGYRVTAYDVRAEAVAEVCRDGAEPADSAAATAAGTNVVITMLPDPPAVERAVYGTDGLGGVMRGGQVLIEMTSSHPFTTRRVAADLARTGVRVLDAPVSGGVRGAVEGTLCIMVGGPADLLEACRPILERLGRHIVHVGDAPGDGDTAKTINNLLSAATTWSVAEALALGTRAGLAPARLFDAVNHSTGRSHTTEFKVPQYMLPRR, from the coding sequence ATGGGCGCGCCCATGGCGCGCCGGCTGCTGGCCGCAGGGTACCGGGTGACGGCGTACGACGTCCGGGCCGAGGCGGTCGCGGAGGTGTGCCGGGACGGCGCCGAGCCCGCCGATAGTGCTGCCGCCACCGCGGCCGGCACGAACGTGGTGATCACGATGCTGCCGGATCCGCCGGCCGTCGAGCGCGCCGTGTATGGAACGGATGGTCTCGGCGGCGTGATGCGCGGCGGACAGGTGCTCATCGAGATGACATCGTCCCATCCCTTCACCACCCGCCGGGTCGCGGCGGATCTCGCGCGGACGGGCGTGCGCGTCCTCGACGCGCCGGTCTCCGGCGGCGTCCGGGGCGCGGTCGAGGGCACGCTGTGCATCATGGTCGGCGGCCCGGCGGATCTCTTGGAGGCGTGCCGGCCGATCCTCGAGCGCCTGGGCAGGCATATCGTCCACGTCGGTGACGCTCCCGGGGACGGTGATACGGCCAAGACGATCAACAACCTGCTCTCCGCGGCGACGACGTGGAGCGTCGCGGAGGCGCTGGCGTTGGGGACGCGGGCCGGCCTCGCGCCCGCGCGGCTCTTTGATGCGGTGAACCATTCGACCGGTCGCAGCCACACCACGGAGTTCAAGGTTCCCCAATACATGCTGCCTCGCCG